From the genome of Chroicocephalus ridibundus chromosome 1, bChrRid1.1, whole genome shotgun sequence, one region includes:
- the LOC134510374 gene encoding urotensin-2 receptor-like: protein MSCDPSPISTKPGEDPEGGGFLEESSGGGDSSSVLGGDSPVTGPLGAVLLVMCITGVVGNIYTVVVASGRVAGRSAGSLGVYVINLALADLLYLSTIPFVVCTYFAHDWFFGDVGCKLLLSLDLLTMHASIFLLTAMSLERYWAVARPLRARRAGNAYRKLASAVLWLLSLLLTAPMMAMTQLREGSGPHKRICIPTWTLAAFRLYLTVLFATSVLAPGVVLGVVYARLARAYRSSSWGLGLPVAGRTPSRRLFSRISAIVVAYWACFLPFWAWQLAGLYQGEGLGIGPTAQAYLNFGVTCLAYSNSCINPFLYTLLAGSYRQRPGRSRMGTAQPPAPCQEATAGPVGGHSIPSAFRESSGCMGEGEG from the coding sequence ATGTCTTGTGATCCTTCCCCCATCAGCACAAAGCCTGGAGAGGATCCCGAGGGTGGCGGCTTCTTGGAGGAAAGCAGTGGTGGGGGTGACAGCAGTAGTGTCCTGGGAGGGGACAGCCCAGTCACAGGGCCACTGGGTGCAGTGCTGCTGGTCATGTGCATCACTGGGGTGGTGGGGAACATCTACACGGTGGTGGTGGCCTCTGGCAGGGTAGCGGGTCGCTCAGCGGGCTCCTTGGGGGTCTACGTGATCAACCTTGCCCTGGCTGACCTCCTGTACCTCTCCACCATCCCCTTCGTGGTCTGCACCTATTTCGCCCATGACTGGTTCTTTGGGGACGTGGGCTGCAAGCTTTTGCTCAGCCTGGACCTCCTCACCATGCACGCTAGCATCTTCCTCCTGACCGCCATGAGCCTGGAGAGGTACTGGGCAGTGGCTCGGCCGCTGCGGGCTAGGCGGGCCGGCAACGCTTACCGCAAGCTGGCCAGCGCCGTCCTCTGGCTCCTCTCGCTCCTGCTTACGGCTCCCATGATGGCGATGACCCAGCTGCGGGAGGGGAGTGGCCCCCACAAGCGCATCTGCATCCCCACCTGGACACTGGCGGCCTTCCGGCTCTACCTGACGGTGCTCTTCGCCACCAGCGTCCTGGCACCCGGCGTGGTGCTGGGTGTCGTCTACGCCCGCCTGGCCCGGGCATACCGCTCCTCCTCCTGGGGCCTGGGCCTGCCGGTGGCTGGTCGGACCCCCTCCCGGCGGCTCTTCTCCAGGATCTCTGCCATCGTGGTGGCCTACTGGGCCTGCTTCCTCCCCTTCTGGGCCTGGCAGCTGGCCGGGCTGTAccagggtgaggggctgggcATCGGCCCCACCGCCCAGGCCTACCTCAACTTTGGTGTCACCTGCCTGGCATACAGCAACAGCTGCATCAACCCCTTCCTCTACACCCTGCTCGCCGGCAGCTACCGCCAGCGGCCCGGACGCAGCCGCATGGGCACGGCACAGCCTCCGGCTCCCTGCCAGGAGGCCACAGCGGGCCCAGTGGGAGGCCACAGCATCCCCTCAGCTTTCAGAGAGTCATCGGGGTGTATGGGGGAAGGCGAGGGGTGA